A single genomic interval of Nostoc commune NIES-4072 harbors:
- the lspA gene encoding signal peptidase II codes for MRLKNRLFWIAAFIAFFLDQITKYWVVQTFSLGQTLPLFAGIFHFTYVTNTGAAFSLLSGKVEWLRWLSLGVSLVLIALALFGPTLNLWDQLGYGLILGGAMGNGIDRFVLGYVVDFLDFRLINFAVFNVADSFISIGIVCLLIASFQKTPTSTDRSH; via the coding sequence ATGCGTTTAAAAAATCGCCTTTTCTGGATAGCTGCCTTCATAGCTTTTTTCTTAGATCAAATAACAAAATACTGGGTAGTGCAAACCTTTAGCTTGGGGCAAACACTACCACTTTTTGCTGGAATATTTCACTTCACCTATGTCACTAATACTGGTGCGGCTTTTAGTCTATTAAGTGGGAAAGTAGAATGGTTGCGCTGGTTATCTTTAGGAGTGAGTTTAGTATTGATAGCGTTGGCCTTGTTTGGCCCAACATTAAATTTATGGGATCAGTTGGGCTATGGCTTGATTTTAGGTGGAGCTATGGGCAACGGTATTGATCGCTTTGTTTTGGGCTACGTCGTTGATTTTCTTGATTTTCGCCTGATTAACTTTGCTGTATTTAATGTGGCAGATTCATTTATTAGTATCGGTATTGTTTGCCTGTTAATTGCTTCCTTTCAAAAAACACCGACTTCAACTGACAGGTCGCATTAA
- a CDS encoding biotin transporter BioY translates to MFAASNQLLWSMIGLLLTMGGTFLEVYGITLPWNWSKHGIQTISLGVTFQVGAVLLVGCLGGKNAGALSQIAYLVMGLTLLPVFADGGGIGYVKLSQFGYLLGFIPGAWICGLFAFKARPRLETLAFSCICGLLTIHICGIAYLIISYIFQWKGTENLPLMQAILRYSWFALPGQLNVVCAVTVIAYILRHLMFY, encoded by the coding sequence ATGTTTGCTGCTTCCAATCAATTACTATGGTCAATGATTGGCTTACTCCTGACAATGGGTGGCACTTTCCTAGAAGTTTATGGTATCACCTTACCTTGGAATTGGAGTAAGCACGGAATTCAGACAATTTCTTTAGGTGTCACTTTTCAAGTTGGCGCAGTATTGCTGGTGGGTTGTTTAGGGGGCAAAAATGCTGGTGCGCTTTCACAAATTGCCTATTTAGTCATGGGATTGACCTTATTACCTGTATTTGCGGATGGGGGCGGTATTGGTTATGTTAAATTATCTCAATTTGGCTATCTATTAGGCTTTATTCCTGGAGCTTGGATTTGTGGTTTGTTCGCTTTTAAAGCTAGACCTCGACTAGAAACTCTCGCCTTTAGTTGCATTTGTGGCTTGTTAACTATCCACATCTGCGGTATTGCTTATTTGATTATTAGCTATATTTTTCAGTGGAAAGGCACAGAAAATCTTCCCTTGATGCAAGCAATCCTTAGATACTCTTGGTTTGCACTACCAGGGCAACTAAATGTGGTCTGTGCCGTTACTGTAATAGCATATATATTGCGTCACTTAATGTTTTATTAG